The DNA segment TGAGCGAAGCGAGCCGCAGGCGAGCGCAGTCGAAGGAGCTGCTACCCGCCCGCGAAGAGACGCTCGAGTTCTATGCTGCACGGGGTCGCAATACCCGGATGCCGCCACTCCAGCCGCTCGCGCTCGATGACGGGGAACCGAGCATCGGGGGTCCAGACTTCGACCAGCTGCTGATCGAGATCCACGATCCAGTAGGTCGGCACTCCCTGCTCCTGGTAGAGTCGGCGCTTGGTGAAGCGATCGGCGCGGCTACTCGAGGGGGAGAGCACTTCGACGGAGAGATACAGCGTCCGGATATCACTCCAGCGCCACGTCTGGGTGAACCCGGCGAGGTCCGCCACGAAGAGGTCGGGCTGTACCAGGGTGTCGTCGCCGAACGAGATGTCGGCAGGTGAGACGAGCAAGTCCTCAATGCCGTGCGCGCGCAGATACGTATCGAGCGCGTACCGCAATCGCCCGAGGACGAACTGATGCTTGCCGCCGGGCGCAGGAGTCACCAGCAGCTCGCCGTGAACGGTTTCGTAGCGATTCCCGTCGTCCGGAAGGGCGCGAACATCCTCGGCGCTGTAATAGCTCGTGAGCGGCATGGACATAGTATCGTCTCGGCAGCGGATAGGCGGCAAGTGGGCGACATCTACCCAAGGTGATCGACCGCGGCTCACGGCCAACGCACAGTCCAGCGGCCGGCGGTACCTTATTACGCACTACCCCGAGGAGCCTCAATGCCATCCCGTCGCGAATTCATCTCCGTATCTGCCGTCGCCATGGCAGCGACCCGCTGGTCGATTCCCCGACTCGAGGCGCGCGGCACCGTGAAGACCATCCTCTTTCAGGGCGATTCGATCACCGACGCCGGTCGCAATCGCGCGAAGACCGGCGCGAACGACATCGCTGGCCTCGGCAATGGCTATCCCCTGCTCCTCGCGGCCGAACTTCGCGAGCGGAACCCGGCGGCGGATCTTCAGGTGCTCAATCGCGGCATCAGTGGGCATCGGGTGCCCGACCTGGCTGCGCGCTGGCAGGCCGATACCATCGCGCTGGCGCCGGATCTCCTGTCGATCCTGATCGGCGTCAACGACATCTGGCACACACGCAACAAGAACTACGACGGCACGCCAGCCAAGTACGAGTCGGGCTACAACGAGCTACTCGCGAATACGCGCAGCGCGTTGCCACAGATCCGGCTCGTCGTGATGGAGCCGTTCGTCCTGCGCGTCGGGGCCGTGGATGACACCTGGTTTCCGGAGTTCGATCACTACCGCGCCGCGGCGAAGCGGGTCGCGAAGAGTGCCGGGGCGACGTTCGTGCCGCTGCACGACTATCTCACTGATCTCGCGAAGAAGTCCGGGCCGGCATACTGGGCGGCCGACGGCGTCCATCCGACGCTTGCCGGGCATCAGGCGATTGCGGCGCAGTGGATGAGGGTCGTGAAAATGGGGTGAGGGAGAAGGGAGAAGGGAGAAGGGGGAAGGGAGAAGAAGAAGGGGGAAAGGGAACGAGGGAAGCGAGGAGGGGAAGGAATGGTCTGGAACATTGTACACGTGTCGCGCCGGCTGGCCGTGACCTTGTCGCTGTTGCTTCCGCTGGTGCGTCCCGCGCAAGCACAACGTCCCGCCGCCGACTCGATTCGCATCGCGCGCCTCACCTCGCTCGGCCACCTCTGGGGCGTCGTCAGGTATTTCCATCCCGCCCTCGCGGAAGGGAGTCGTGACTGGGACGCGAACACGACGATCGCGGTCGACGCCGTGCGTGCGGCCGGAAGCCGGGAGGAGTACTCCGCCGCCGTAAGCCG comes from the Gemmatimonadota bacterium genome and includes:
- a CDS encoding SGNH/GDSL hydrolase family protein; this translates as MPSRREFISVSAVAMAATRWSIPRLEARGTVKTILFQGDSITDAGRNRAKTGANDIAGLGNGYPLLLAAELRERNPAADLQVLNRGISGHRVPDLAARWQADTIALAPDLLSILIGVNDIWHTRNKNYDGTPAKYESGYNELLANTRSALPQIRLVVMEPFVLRVGAVDDTWFPEFDHYRAAAKRVAKSAGATFVPLHDYLTDLAKKSGPAYWAADGVHPTLAGHQAIAAQWMRVVKMG
- a CDS encoding Uma2 family endonuclease yields the protein MSMPLTSYYSAEDVRALPDDGNRYETVHGELLVTPAPGGKHQFVLGRLRYALDTYLRAHGIEDLLVSPADISFGDDTLVQPDLFVADLAGFTQTWRWSDIRTLYLSVEVLSPSSSRADRFTKRRLYQEQGVPTYWIVDLDQQLVEVWTPDARFPVIERERLEWRHPGIATPCSIELERLFAGG